The following proteins come from a genomic window of Dreissena polymorpha isolate Duluth1 chromosome 1, UMN_Dpol_1.0, whole genome shotgun sequence:
- the LOC127868564 gene encoding DNA-binding protein HEXBP-like, with protein sequence MGDRECYNCHRTGHMARECPDGDRRGGGGGGRPRGGGAGGNKCHNCDEVGHIARECPSKDSGSRGGDRGGPRRGGGNMEWYNCGEQGHISRECDKERKPRDGGRRGGGDIECYNCHETGHISRDCPSSSGGGGGGRREGGSYGGRDGGGRRPPGKCYECGEEGHLARHCPEIIFIGRICS encoded by the exons ATGGGAGATAGAGAATGCTATAACTGCCATCGTACTGGACACATGGCGCGTGAATGTCCGGATGGTGATAGacgtggaggtggtggtggtggcagac CTCGTGGTGGCGGTGCTGGTGGCAACAAGTGCCACAACTGTGATGAGGTTGGTCACATTGCACGTGAATGTCCGAGCAAGGACTCCGGGTCCCGAGGTGGCGACAGAGGTGGACCTAGACGTGGTGGTGGTAACATGGAGTGGTACAACTGCGGGGAACAGGGACACATCTCACGCGAGTGTGACAAAGAACGAAAGCCAAGAGATGGTGGCAGGCGTGGAGGTGGAGACATAGAGTGCTACAA CTGTCATGAGACTGGTCACATCTCTAGAGATTGTCCCTCGTCCtctggtggtggcggtggtggtcgTCGAGAGGGAGGCAGCTACGGTGGTCGGGATGGTGGTGGTCGTCGACCTCCTGGCAAGTGCTACGAGTGTGGTGAGGAGGGACACCTTGCCCGCCATTGCCCGGAGATAATTTTCATCGGGCGAATTTGCTCATAA